AGATTAGACGTTTTACcgcaaaatacattttttgtttcacaatatactcaaaaagtttagaaataTTCGACAACTTTGCTATGGGTCTATAATTGGCGACGTTATTTTTATTACCAGTCTTGAAAACTGGGCTAATGAAAGTTATCTTCCATGCATCGATAAATTCACCACACTcgagaaatttgttaaaaataaggaGTGAGATCGCCAatgccaaacaatttttaaaaagataAGACGATAGGCCGTCAATATCGGTAAAGGTGGATGATTTTATGTTATGGATTCCTTCCACAACATCTTTAAGGGATAAAGTCAAAGCGCCAAAGTTGATAGAAGAGTTAGCCCAAATGGGGACTTCCGGCCGGACGTTTGCGTTTCCCAGAAAAAGAGACTCCCAGTGAACGAAACTTCCTGAAAAATCATATCAAAGTTTCCGCGTCTAAATGAAAAACTATGAGCAAGGTCATATGGACGGATACCAGAAAAGGTATAAAATTCCATGTCCAGGGTTAGCGGGATGTGATGCAAACATGCGCAAGACAGCGGGTCAAGACATTCACTAAGAGTACAGTTGATATTATCATTAACGAAGACAAGGTCCAGAGTTCTCGATAACTGATTTGTGAGGCTATTTTCTGGGAAAGATTGACACTTAAGAAATTATCAATGAGGTACATCTCAACAGTACTGTTTACAATTTTAGGGACTAAAGTGTAGCTATAGTTAGCAGAGGACCACTCAATATTAGGTAGATTGAAGTCACCAAGTATACATAAGTTACGACCATCATGATTACGAATAATCTATAATGTTGTCAACATATGATTTGTAGAGAGATTCCATACTACAGGGTGGGATGTATGAAACGCAAATGAACATTTCGGAACAGCCACGAACTGGGACACAAAGTTCATCCAAAAGTGAATCCACCTCGGATAACTCAACAAGCGATGATTGGAGTTGACGGCGAATAGCAATTAAAACCCCTCCACCCCTGGAGACCAGTTTTTGAAAAATCACGATCCTTACGACAAACATTGTACAAATTGGAGGCGAAGAACTCGCCATCCATAAATTCAGGATTTAGCCAGGTCTCGGTTAGAACAAAAATTAGATGTTTCTGGCTACCGTCCAGGGAAGCGGTACCAACTCCAAAACATTCAGTAGGCCGTACAAAGGAATTTGGAATATATGAACTTTCAGCAGTTATATTATTATTGTAAGCGCTAGATGTCATTGATTTGGCGCTGCATGAATCGAAAGGGCCGAACATTAACGCCAGAAGGCCATACATTAGGGTCTAGAAGGGATTCATAATAGGCAGTAGCAACACCAAGCTTAAAGTTTACGGTCTGTAACTATCCAGCGGGATACCATTTTTGATGAGGTTTCGGCATGAAAGATGTTTAGGATCAATGCCTGCGTACTTGGAAACAAAATTGATAACACTGCCCTCAGATACAGTCGGCTTGAACGATGAGATTTGAAGCCACTTCGTATTAACTACGGCTTCCAGCTCAGCGCTCCCAGTGCTTGCAGCCGTAAACAATGGTGCCCCTATTGTTATGATGCACAGATGTGAAAATACTGTTATTATTGACATTTATAGCAGGGCCAGCGGCGTCAGTGGGCTTGAAATTAGAAACAGCAGAGTTAGCAGCAGCAGTAGAATCctcaacagcatcagcagcagcaaTCTCGGAAGAAATTGCAGTAGTAATAGTGTTAGTGGTATTACCAGCAGAAGCAGCATCAGCAGTATCCATAGTGTGGGTGCAAGAGGGAGCATTGCCTTTGTTATTACTTATTAACTAACAAGTACTCATTAAAAACTTACTTTAAAAGATAAAGCAAAGTTTAAAATATTATGTTCACTTGAAAAGCGTTAAATTTCTGAAATAAGAAGTCGATTTTCTCCGATTTCAGTTTTTACACTTTACTGCTAGGGACGGCAGTATACTTTTTAAAGCAGCAACGCCAAATGTATTTTATATTTCAAGTTTTTCCTCTGGCAATAAAACGGGGATAAGTCCATTAAATTATTTCAATTCTATACTTTAGTTGTTTGAAGTACGATTGACATACAACCATAccgaaaaactaaaattatcaaATGTTTTCAACATACAACTATCAAATcggcaaattttttttaaccattttccCTACTAGCCACTACTCACTACAATGAATACTTCatgagatatgcagtatgaaaattcgtttaaggctgccattTATTACTCTCCTATATTGTTCTGATTGTGTAAGAATTTTTTTCTCAAGCAAttgcattttaaaaatttatacataaatTTATGCTCAAATAGCTCACCCATTGCAAATACTTTGACGGCTTTCATGCTGCCCGCCCAAGCTCCAGCTAAACTAATAATCCTCTTAATATGTTTCCTTCGCCATTCCGTGCTTTGCTGGTGTAGGAAGACTAGTGTCATTGGACTCCCCATGCTGTGCGTTATAAAGGTTATTGGTGTCCTTAAATTACGCTCATACGTATCCTCTACAAGTTTttttaaatcaacaaaaaattgattGTGTTCATCTGGAAAAAAGTACATTAGACATTATGTTCATCTGAAAAGAAAGCATAAGGACAATTCCTCAATTATTTAAAAATCTCACTTGGTCCTTTGCGAAAATCATACGGTGCACCATGTAAATTCTTTTTCCGTTCATATCCCAAATCTACAAGCAAATTTGCAATATCTTTGAAGTAAGCTCCTACTTTATTATGTGTTGGATCAATCCATTCGACGACATTTGGATCACCCCAACCTGGAACACGAATATCCACACCTGGCGAGTTGTGCGTTGTACGTGTAGTGTTATCATAAAATAGTTTTACATTTTCTACCCAACAATAAACTGGTGGTATTACTAGTAATTCTAAATTTAACCATAAGCTATACCAATCTGCTTTTTTCGAGCAATATATCGGGGCATCGGGTTTATTGAGTCGGGCCTCTAATTGACTGCCACCATCACCTGGAACTACAATATATAACAAAGTACTAATAAGACAAGATTTGTCGTATAGTAAAACAAGCATATTACCAAATATTACGGGAGAcagttgattttttttatttagaaacgTCAACGAATCGCATTCCTTTGTTATACAAAGAATCAGCAGAGGCCAAATGATCAAATGTTCGAACATGTCATATGTAAATTAATAATGCACCTTTAATAAGAATATTTTCACACAATATTATCGTTGTTAATATTTAATGAATGGGGATAACATGAATAGGTCAAATATTTGTTACAATGTATGCATGGGATGGTTTTGCTTCTCTTTCAAGTAAATGCAATCTCAAGTCGAGGTTTTGGCAGACAACTCATGTACTCGGTGCACAAAGATTTGTTACTGGGCGCTCGTATGATTACGCTTCATCACTTCCTTTTATTTCTGCATTTCTTTAATGTTACTAATTGCTCGAATACTTGCATAAACAAAGAAAATCTTTTATtgcgtagttttttttttttttttttttttttttttttgggatttgattgcatggaggaggaccttcttatatttgaaagtcccagttccaggttattgtccaatgcataaaatgattaatttctggattaactttccatagtatgtaagtaatttaggctccactaatacacaatggtaataccaactggccagaaccatgtgtagtagcttgctatttgtatttaattatgtGCTTTGTTAACTGGTTTtttcatggcaccacgccaggttattttcaaattatagttatatgtatgtttgattatttataaaatttgtgtttatgtcCAATTTAATTTGGTAAAGGTCTTtaatttgttgatattttccaaATCTTCATATCACAATAGtttcaatttttgttaattttcagtttGAGTTGGTATTTTTGTCCACTTTCTTTGTTTAAATATCACTTTTTGGTTGTATGATTCAAATCCAATTTGTCTAATCCGGTAAGTTTTATCTCGATTCCACCAGTCCAttccattgttgtttttgtccaattttggtaattatttttcgtttatttaatttgtgtattttgtaagttttaatttaatatatacagATTCCCCAGTCCAttccattgttgtttttgtccaattttggtaattttcgtcTTTTccgttattatattttatatttattcaggttatgtgtacatgactgtacattttAGTTACTCCGTTAAATTGTCCCGTTTATTTCCGAGAATTTTATttccatttgtatgtatgtaaaaacatTAATTTTCAGTGGCTTGTTGCCAAGTGTCTTCAATGATTTTCCCGTTACGACAGTTTTACGTAAATCGAGTTGGTATTATGTGGCCCACGCCAGGTTATCAATCTCATTTGTTATTTATATgcacaatttgcatatttttacaaTACAGCGCACAAtttgtaagtatttttaattaatattgtctTTTCGActcccgcactatccgccattttattctcaaacCGCGTGAGTAAAGCCCCTTgatagcacgcggttgagttgtggggaaaaccgaacttgacgcgacgacgtcagAAAACGAAGTCTATTGCGTAGTTTAGTTCTTGTTCTGCaagtccaattttttttttttctagtttaTTTACAAGCACcaaggcggaacgatacaaggtggtagcatggtgTCATATCTACTACCtcaaataagaattccatgtattttctttttgtaaattcgatggacaaatgcaaggcgaattcattataggtggtgttatcccatcagctgattgcttcttcttgataatttcccatacaaagccttgtacaacaaaatgtcagttaatcgaaatctatgaaaattttcttttgacttgacattcatctgtacggcgaattgattgaattcgctttgctaccacctggtatagattcgccttggacaaatgttaaaatcgtactgcgccggaaattgatgtatcaaatcaaataaaaaaagtttataatcacctgtcccatgctgccacccgTATCGTTTTGCCATGACAAGAACAAAAAAACCAATGGATCAAATATTAGCGGGGCTTGCATTTtgtccatggttcaattatgtacaggttggctcatctcatcagctgattttatttatgtcattgcatggtcgaagggattgtcaaaaggagatggcaaactcaaaatgaaaccaacacattggcaacattttacttacacatacaaaaactgctaagttgtaTTTTCCTTTCCataccaacaccaatacacagattttgacaatttgaacagacatattttgttgctttacagatgagccaacctgtatatagttgaaccatgattttGTCACAGGGCCTAAAAAGTGACACCCAAAGCCCCGACATATTTAATTCTTTGAAGCGGGATCGCGTACTGacagatgagtagattgcatatGTTTGCAGGGCTTTACATACAAAAGTAAAGTAATATGTAGTCTGGAACAGGGGTCGACTCAAAAGACGCGAATtcatctcgacaacaataatacgAAATCCGAAAAGAAAATGAtcgggtgggatccatagtatttttgcgcagaacacctttctgccttCGTgcgtgcttataaaaaattaccctggccggtccaccaaagGGGTGGggtcaaaattaaatgcgtgcaaaatccctttgtataaaaatttttttcggtgCACAACAACGGGCAAATCCAAACGCAACATTTTGCGCGATTGTAGCGATATTCGGTACTGCCACAAAACTCATGCACAAGAAAAAGTTCATTGCGCCTTATGCATGAAAAATGAGCATTTGCTCGGACTCGAGTTTCTgagtaaaaatttaaagttttgtttttgtaacaaAAACAAAGCCGTCTTTTATTGGCGACATCGAGTCTGAGCAAATGCTCGCTTTGTATGCCTGAGGCCGGCAAATTGTACTAAGCCGCCGTGACTCGCAGACCTTGAAAATAATCTCACTTGCAAAGTTTGAAAGCATCCATTGCCAAAAAAAGATGTTAAAttcttcatattgtaacgaatttaagaaaattcctcttatttgcaaccttctactaacgttcgaatcgccaaactCTTGACAAAATAACTCtagtattcaataatgcaaaatggcctttattaaagtacttcacaataacactgatacttcacaacaaatagcttgcttaaatcaaactgattggtcgtgcctcagctggtgctgcttttatactctttggtctttggcccgttgtctcatgcactgccgatcggtaagccattaagaataatgatatgggtttatcccactccttatggtatttgtctactactttccttaaatgctactccaaggttctattgaaacgttccacaataccatcggactgaaggtgtaatgcagttgtccgtgtttttcgaatgcccaacttcttacacatttattggaacacagctgattcaaaatacctgccttggtcagaatgcatctccattggtacaccataccttgcaacccaatcgtttgtaaccacttctgctactgtttccgcttcttggtttgggattgggtatacctctggccatttactaaaataatccataaccatcagtacgtatttgtttccgcggttgctagtaggaaattgaCCTGCGACATcaatggcgatcctttcaaatggtgcacctgaaatatattgcttcatctggccatgacttcggattttgggccctttcgctctgctgcaaacctcgcagttcggaatgcactcagtgaccgactgacggcaaccaacccaatagaatctctgtttaatcttctcgagcatcttcgtgattccaagatgacctccacttggaccgttatgtacttcactgagaacgtcaggaatccttttcttTGGAAcaactcgatgcaagcaaccggatatcaactctaaactgttccactgtgcccaatatgacttcgcaatggaactctctgctgacatctcctctctatttagtctttcgtttctttcgagcccttgcataacatgcgaCAGATCTGTTCTtgtagctgacacttccttagttgtttcttgtcccattcatctgtacacgttatagtcattaggcGGAAATCTATagtgtcttctttagcctcagcctttgaacagtgtttgcattccaaactacatgttCTTCTTAACTTTGCaacggcattcccatgggtactacctttccgatgctcaatggaaaagtcatagcctTTTAGCTGCTCGATCCACGGTACCAATTGTCCTTCCGAATTACAGAACTGCAGAAGCCaattcaatgctgcgtgatctgtccatacgcggaatcgctggctgtagaggtatttgtgaaaatgtttaatgcactctatcaatgccaacagctctctccgcgtaacccagtagttcctctctggttatCCCATTGAAGGGCAGTAATATGcatgtccatcaaccagttgtgataaaacgcctcctatagtatatccactcgcatctgtatctagaataaacgttgctacTGGAATCGGTTATGCCAACGTtgaggcagtgcacaaacgctcttttaatgtttggaaagccacttattGCTCCTTCTTcgattcaaaagctttattttttcttgtaagctcgttgaggctatgggctacgctggcaaaatttggtacaaatcgacggtaatatgtgcacagcccaatcAACCAGTTGtaacaaaacgcctcctatagcatatccactggcatctgtatctagaataaacgttgctcctggaatcggatatgccaacattcaggcagtgcacaaacgctctttcaatgtttggaaagccatttcttactccttcttccattcaaaagctttattttttcttgtaagctcgtggaggctatgggctacgctggcaaaatttggtacaaatcggcggtaatatgtgcacagcccaaggaaacttctcaattcatataggttctgtggtcttggccaatcctctactgcctctatcttttcgttcgcagtgcagatgccctctgtcgttaccttttgacccaaataatttacttcatttttaaacagcgtacactttttgggacttagtttcagaccagcgccagctattctctggaaaacttccttgtcatatcatgccttaaaaaaactcatctgtcaaattcaaaaaaaaaaaaaaaaaaccgacagaagcgcagagaccgactcaaaacgcttatcaatacaaattaaaacgacatccggtcgaaccggatgccacgggacagaccgttaacattcaaaattttaaaaattcaaaattcgaaaaaaaaactgacgcaaaaataattaccgaaccggacatggccggttactaacgctaaaatcaaaaatcaaaaaaaaacgctgaaaaattaaaagaaaacaaaaagaggccgaatatacatagagtcgccgcgggtggtgttgcgacgcccggtgcttagccaaccctcaaaatccatggccaccacaatttcggtggccccttacctgctttaccctacgccttctaaataaagggcgacgtcagcattcccattataaatacaatttttatccaATACTCATTATTAATGCCTTAAACCTTTTCTCTGAAAAGTCATTGAATTATTAGCTAAATTCTAATATAAACCATACTCTCTAACAACAAAGGTATTCaaataatttgcttatatttggttaacaaaaaaatatacataaagttctgttttggttattatcataaggggttgcccttaaagtacattgttacgataatcacttattatctgcttttttttttgttttccacttacaaaaattattatgatgttatagtagaacttattttgcgGGTAACCTaatatcaaattggtataatGCTAGTGCGCATAGTATATtgataataatatctaatatgtaCCAAGAAGAgtgtttacaaaagcaataaagatgaaattgcgatagcaatatgtattacgtgcacgtagaTTACTTTCGtattgttgttcgaaagatattgcccgcaatagggattcatatgtatatatatatatatgtatatatatatatatatatatatatatatattgcatttgtaagatataagaaaaaaaaattaaattcaaaatccttttgccaattcttgcataatcgacgaatggctgctgtcgcaaaaaaaaaaattctttaaatttatggttgagctcccaaAAATTAATCGCTAAAATGTTTCACGTGATAGcgacggcttattatcaataaaatttatagagctaacttcaaacattttaaagcgacaaaatatattcttaaaatgataaaaaaaaattatgccttttattttttttgtaaagctaatgcttaggtaggtattaggtaaatagaattatactcgtaaattgctgaatacaattttagttatatttaaagagttttgCTCAATATAATGTATATAAGATGCATTCTCAAATAAACGGCGTATGTTGGAATTAGTGTTGAGCGTTCTAACAGGTAAGTGCTGCTTGACctgactgagacaaaactgcctgtttatttgtgaacaacccttttaaaatgtgtaaataattttgcacattaaactgttgttgcattctttaatatcttgtcaagttgcaaaacataagtgttcatgtaataattcttttggttagataattaatacaagctaaacttaaatagtggaaatcatttatgtgtaacttttttttttctataataagttgaactatcctttcatcttttatgttcataattcttaaaaaatgtcGTAATTTTGACGAAAAAAAGATCGATCCTTGTCGAATCGTTTACCCGggctgtataaaaccctctaaatACCACTTGGAAAttcctttaactaccctgcaaaaatgctctcgtcattccacgccggttgactagttattatacagtcataggttatattccttgtcacatttgcatgggcgtgggtaagttttgtgaccagaaatttttgtagggtaattatatctaaagttataccttgctggtacttacatggccgacagagtacgtaccatgggtctctgccggcgtgttgTCGCTGGTGAAGGTGACTTTGCCGGTGAAGCCGAcactgttgttggttgtggtgcgcggtctcgGGCGCGCCGTGTTGGCACTGttagtggttgttgcgctctggtccgaggtaatcgaatgaacctggtggcaataaagcttcgtgctggcctttacgatctggatgacttggccattttgacgttagttgtgttacgcggcagcgtactgctggccctggaggcggaattggtggtcggacgcttttccgaaggtggtagggTACTTCGTAATGTAGAGAAAGGGATTTATCTTCGGGTTGCATCAACATTTAGctcagtgccgtccgaatccgtatCGGAATCCCTAACACCTTCCTCACTAAGTGTGGCTGTGAAACGCCAACCTACTTCACTAGATATTATATACGTTGCACTTGTGTCAACACGACACCACCGTGATAAGGTTTATTCCCACttgtttgttcttctagtagttgggcctgcaatttctcgttgcagtcttttggttcttccacaCTGCTCGTTTGAATACGTGCACCgccggctagggtgtttggcgattcgttaaatataagtggggatgtgcagttgacgtcgcaataatgttaataaagcaGTTGGCGCCTTGCTATTGAAGTTGTGTCAACCGATGTTACATGATCCCTTTTTTTATCGCCAGGCCGCCACAATTTTAGGTGCAGCCAATCACacttttttccggaaactcaTTCCCAATTTTttctctagtgatggccggtctgttttttttcttgttttccgatactttttatcgcaactttcgccccatcactaggtgtgttcgcgcgaacacgctcccaagtggaccgtaaccgtagaccgtcgcagcagaccctaacaagtttttaagatgttcatcaaagttcttgcccaataccatgatgtcgtccaggtacaacaagcatgttttccaatgtagtcctttcaatacctgatccatgagtctctcaaaattagctggtgcattacaaagtccaaaagcattactgtaaattgccaaagaccatctccgacgctgaacgCGGTTTTCTCTTTGCTTCCTCCTTCACCGCCACTTGCCAGTAACTTATCtactcctctgaaattgctgcgcataaaattgtactactaaatttcaatatgcattatactcagatgcaactgaaatatgtgtctatttttcacctctacactaattctatatatCACCTTTACAAAcagtgtgtgtccactattcattgcAACCggtttatatatatgttatacacgctagatgggtctcctaagttTATCTAATTGAGGATCCGCGTTTTTTACGCGGCAACGTAAACGTATATACATGTAGAAAAAcactattagccgtgtttttttacacgcgtatacgtttctttgcgcgtgaaaaaaacgcctatcctcgcttagataatgcttagaaggtccatctagcggctgttgttaaacaactagctacagcaacagggtgtaccgaaaagcggagacacaacgctctgatggccatagggtataacatataactgaatcagttgcgatgaattgtggagacacatagaatacatagaattagtgtagagggttaaacaaagacacatatttcagctacatctgagtataatgcgtattgaaatttagtaggacaaaatttatgcgcagcaatttcagaggtgtatttaaagtttgtcgcttagcagtccatataaagtttaagtaaacggatatacgcgtgttaaaaaacagggctattgatttccataaggttggttggataacctgttttatatggatatgtatACGTCAACTTCTCCAGGGCTTTTAATCGGAATatatgcaaattttcttttgacttgacattcttctgcacgtcgaattggttgaattcgctttgccaccatttGGTAtggatttatttataaaaaacttatacaaacgtagacgtatatacgtgtaaaaaacacGACTAATGAATAATAAAGTCAGCCAACCGTGTTTTTCAGAAATGTTTTCCTCTGCTTGGCACCGCTTCGGCACGGCTTATTGGTACTTTTTTTTAACATGATTTGaggggaatatttagaataaggtgccacgattttccaacttttttttttcaaaggatggggggtcctaaaaatcacaaaattatcatccgcaactctaggaaactcttagtttatgaaataaaagccttttaatttccaaatttagtaaaatttcaacttaagtcctgcacttaaaactcgggtcgcacatgtcgatagcgatatcaaaagacgcgtatttgcgtcaagattcagaatccgaaagcagaaactacatttttaatcttgtttaaaagttattcgcggaaaacctgTCGGTaatattgtcgcttttttcgttgttgcaattaaacaaacgaaaacaaatgaaggtggtgattagtgttgccagctccgcaagagtatctttttaacttggtagaagattataaggtggtgacacgtcgacattaatgcaaacaaacatacactaacaatgtattttgttttgtaattctctgaataatttgaaattaatgtatttaattggaacaagtgcagaatacatacatttg
The DNA window shown above is from Eurosta solidaginis isolate ZX-2024a chromosome 2, ASM4086904v1, whole genome shotgun sequence and carries:
- the LOC137241396 gene encoding lysosomal phospholipase A and acyltransferase-like isoform X1, which produces MFEHLIIWPLLILCITKECDSLTFLNKKNQLSPVIFVPGDGGSQLEARLNKPDAPIYCSKKADWYSLWLNLELLVIPPVYCWVENVKLFYDNTTRTTHNSPGVDIRVPGWGDPNVVEWIDPTHNKVGAYFKDIANLLVDLGYERKKNLHGAPYDFRKGPNEHNQFFVDLKKLVEDTYERNLRTPITFITHSMGSPMTLVFLHQQSTEWRRKHIKRIISLAGAWAGSMKAVKVFAMGDDLDSFFLSGKILKQEQITNPSTAWLLPSPLFWGPSEVLIETPSRTYTMSQLKQYFDDIDYSVGWEMRKDNMQFTLNFSPPDVELHCLYGDGLDTVERLSYKKDTIADETPKLLMGKGDGTVNQRSLRACHAWIGRQSANITNVALNGVDHMAVLFHKDVLNYIKNIMQT